The nucleotide sequence GGCCTGACCAGCAAATCCTCCGCCGAGCTCGTGGGTCGCGCCCGACGCAGCGGCTACTGCGTCTTCGGGGAGACGCTGGCCAGCTCCTTGGGTCGCTCCATGAGCGGCGTGCCCAAGGGCGACCGCATTTACGCAATCACCAGTCCCCCAATCCGCGAATCCGCCGAGACACCCAGGCAGCTGATGAAGTCCCTGGCCTAGTAAGTACTCTTCTGTTTTAGGCGGCACCAAAGACCCCTTTTGGTCTATGACAATTTTGTATGGTTATTTCGATATCCGAAAAGCAAATAATTGTAATTATTTCTGTAAATTTAACAAACGTTTTAAAAGAGTAAtgcttttttttaattgaagtctttctgaagaattcgcggcGCACtgtcattttaattttttagtaaatccatattttttaaacaaatccGATTGTGTCCAACTTTTACAAAgaagtttttgaaaaataaggAAACCTATTTCGTTTTCGAAACTCCTTACAAATCAATTTGATAAGATAGCCTTAAACAAACTTTGGTTCCACGGGTTCAGGTTGTTAGAAGTAAGTACTCAAGATCAGAACATGTTCGCTGTTCGCTGCATTTCCCACCCTGCCGGTGATTGTTTGTTTCGTTTATTTTTTACCAACCACCATTAAGTGTTAAACATTCGTTTCATTACACAATGCTTCCACAGTGATGACCTGCAGCTGACTGGCAGCGACAACTGCACCTTCAACAAGGAGCACAAGGCCCTGGGCAAGGGCGACTTCACAAAGATTCCCAACGGAGTCAACGGAGTGGAGGATCGCATGTCCTTGGTCTGGGAGAAGGGCGTCCACGCCGGGCTCCTCGATCCTTGCCGCTTTGTGGCCGTAACCAGCACGAACGCGGCCAAGATATTCAACATTTATCCCCAGAAGGGACGTATTGGTAAGTTATTTAGAAAAAATTGGCTAACAAGTATTCGTATTCGCCACACAACTAATACTCAACAAAAATGATCcaaattagttttttaaaacgcattaataaaaatagtttaaataGGGCATAGTTATAAGTATATTGCAGTCCAAAATCTCTAACCAAGAATAAAAACCTTGACAGCAGAGCTGTTTAAAATCGATCAAGAACGGCAGAATAGCTCCTATTAAATCAATCGGgcttaaattgaattttttattatacccgttactcgtagagtaaaagggtatactagattcgtcggaaagtatgtaacaggcagaaggaagcgtttccgaccccacaaagtatatatattcttgatcaggatcactagccgagtcgatctagccatgtccgtctgtccgtctgtccgtctgtccgtctgtctgtccgtccggatgaacgctgagatctcggaaactatgggagctaggctattgagatttggcgtaaagattcctgagcttcttacgcagcgcaagtttgtttcggcacagtgccacgcccactctaacgcccacaaaccgcccaaaactgtggctcctacagttttgatgctagaataaaaattttaactgaagtgtattgtgctcatcaatacctatcgattgacccaaaaaaaagtttgccacgcccactttaacgcccacaaaccgcgaaaacctgtgacgcccacaattttcatgctagataaaaaattttaactgaaatgtattggtctcgtcgatacctatcgattgatccaaaaaaaatttgccacgcccactctaacgcccataacgcttaaatctgtatactttgctgcttgcatatctccatatagctgagtaacgggtatctgatagtcgaggtactcgactatagcgttcttccttgtttttgttcaCAATTTGATGAGAGATTCTTTAGAACGTGAGTTTTATTTCCATGTCAATATACAACATAATGGGTTGGAAACGCATCCCTTTATGCACTACCTTGGAAGTcaacttaaattcaaaaacttgCCGTTTTCTAACATTTAAGAACATTAACATTAAGAGCTGTGGGCAAAAAGTAAGgtgaatatatttttttccattttcgtgCTGTTGTGCactatacattttttacaCCCGGCCAAATTATTAATAAGGAATATTATTTGAGCGTTAGGCGTCATTTGCGTTAACTAATTTGCCTAAACGGACCAGCATTTGGGGCAACAACTCGATCTTCGTGACCATTTCGCCAAAAATTCGACCCATATCGGTCTGCAACCACCGTACTCGGCTATTTTGGCTCCGTGTGACTTTTGGCTACTCCAAAAACTTAAGACTTCGGGGAACGCGTTTCGAGTCGATTGAGGAGATAAAAATAATTCGAAAAAGGCACTTATGGCTATCCGGGAAAGGGACTATTTGGAATGTTTCGAGGACTGGAAAAATCGTTGTCATAAGTGTATTTTATCGGGAGGGGATTACTTTAACGGGTTTGGAATTGTTTAGAAGactaaataaagatttttcaTTTTACCTTTCACTTTTTGCCCACAGTAGTATGTCTTTGCTTTATAATGACTTTCTTGTTCCTATATTGCCATTTTCTAGCTGTCGGCTCGGATGCGGACATTGTGATCTGGAATCCGAATGCCACCCGCACCATTTCCAAGGACACACACCACCACGCCTGTGACTTCAACATATTTGAGGGCATGACAGTGCACGGCGTCTGCGAGTTCGTCCTGGTGCGCGGAAGGATCTGCGCCGAGCGCGGAAACGTTCGAGTGGCGGAGGGCTTTGGACGGTTCATTCCCACTCCCGTTCGACCGCCGTTCGTATATGACATTATCGAGGGCAAGGTGCAGTCGCAGCCGGAGGAGCAGCACGAGGAGAAGCAGAACGGCAACGTGGCCAAACGGTTTGCCGAGCTGGACATTCAAATCCCGGTGCAGGAGCCCATCAGCGCCATGCTAGCTGGCAACCTGGCCATGCCGGCGGAAGGATCACTGTGCAGCACGCCTTCGGTCCGCGGGCGCGTCGATGGCAAGCGGGACTTGCAGGAGTCTTCCTTCTCCATAAGTGGTAGGTTATTGAACTCGGTTTCACAAATGATTCGATTCCATTTTAAATGTTCGGAGAACATTTACCTAGTTGTCATAGAAACCACTTTTTCAAACAGTTTTATTGGTTCgaatcaaattaaaaatggttGGAGAATATCTATGTGACACCCTGGATAAAAACTAAGTTTGCAAACAAATACTATACctgtatttaataaatatttgttattcAAAACTCTTTGCAGAGGAACTCGACAGGTCTGGCGTTCGAGCATGCATTAAAGTGAAAAACCCACCTGGAGGAAAGTCTTCCGGATTCTGGTAGACCACAGGTCGTGACTTGTGTGGATGCGAATCGCACAATCTCCGACGACAGTGTAAGCCAAAGTCTGCGCTCATTCGATAACTAAACTGGCATTTAATATAGAACCCTGAAACAAAATCGTAATCTAACCAAATTTGAAATAAGTACATACAAGTATAACCACAAACCTATTAAGGAAGGATCATTCAATCTGCTTTGTCATTAAATATTTAGAACCGATCGCCTCTTGTTGATACCATTTTTGTTGAATTCTTCAACATTGAAGCCTTTAAGCAACTGTAGTCGACGGCTTGAACCGAGGACTACGAAAATCAAACAAATTTGCTTACTTAGGTGTTTTTGTTGAACACGTTTATTTTTAATACTTGATTATTTACAAGGAGACTTTGCACAATTGTTTGTACTCATGATAGCTAATAGGCAATCCAAGCAAAATCAAAAGGCTCGCAAGAATAACTGCGTTGAATACATAATACCATTGCAACAGTTTACTGATAAccgctttgaagaagagtacATCGATCACGCCTCGAGAAACAA is from Drosophila suzukii chromosome 3, CBGP_Dsuzu_IsoJpt1.0, whole genome shotgun sequence and encodes:
- the CRMP gene encoding dihydropyrimidinase 2 isoform X3 yields the protein MKTPLFVSGLTSKSSAELVGRARRSGYCVFGETLASSLGRSMSGVPKGDRIYAITSPPIRESAETPRQLMKSLAYDDLQLTGSDNCTFNKEHKALGKGDFTKIPNGVNGVEDRMSLVWEKGVHAGLLDPCRFVAVTSTNAAKIFNIYPQKGRIAVGSDADIVIWNPNATRTISKDTHHHACDFNIFEGMTVHGVCEFVLVRGRICAERGNVRVAEGFGRFIPTPVRPPFVYDIIEGKVQSQPEEQHEEKQNGNVAKRFAELDIQIPVQEPISAMLAGNLAMPAEGSLCSTPSVRGRVDGKRDLQESSFSISEELDRSGVRACIKVKNPPGGKSSGFW
- the CRMP gene encoding dihydropyrimidinase 1 isoform X2: MSTSPKPVKKVPIHLQSAQNRVYIKNGEIVNHDKSFKADVYIEDGVIKFVGPSSEITIPGGVRTIDASGLMIIPGGIDPHTHMQLPFGGAVAVDDFYHGTKAAVAGGTTMIIDFVLPNKHESMIEAYDKWRSWADPKVCCDYGLHVGITWWSKSVSEEIGILCKELGVNSFKTFMAYKGLYQLNDSDLLDVFERIRQLNGVAMVHAENGDIIAKNTQRLLAEGINGPEGHELSRPEEVEAEAVHRACVLAHQMKTPLFVSGLTSKSSAELVGRARRSGYCVFGETLASSLGRSMSGVPKGDRIYAITSPPIRESAETPRQLMKSLAYDDLQLTGSDNCTFNKEHKALGKGDFTKIPNGVNGVEDRMSLVWEKGVHAGLLDPCRFVAVTSTNAAKIFNIYPQKGRIAVGSDADIVIWNPNATRTISKDTHHHACDFNIFEGMTVHGVCEFVLVRGRICAERGNVRVAEGFGRFIPTPVRPPFVYDIIEGKVQSQPEEQHEEKQNGNVAKRFAELDIQIPVQEPISAMLAGNLAMPAEGSLCSTPSVRGRVDGKRDLQESSFSISEELDRSGVRACIKVKNPPGGKSSGFW